The Theobroma cacao cultivar B97-61/B2 chromosome 2, Criollo_cocoa_genome_V2, whole genome shotgun sequence genome includes the window TTCAAGGGCAAACTTTTGATgttatctttcttttgtttccttaACAGGCTATCTACCTAGAACAGGTACTAAGAGAAGGCTTTTCACATCCTTCAGTGAATGGGATAATGCTTTGGACCGCTCTCCATCCTAAAGGGTGCTACGAAATGTGCCTAactgataaaaattttaaaaacctCCCAGCTGGTGAAGTGGTTGACAACCTCTTGAAAGAATGGCAAACCGGGGAGATTAATGGGCAAACAGATGAACACGGTTCATACAGCTTTTATGGTTTCTTAGGTGAATACAAAGTAAACGTCAGCAGCGGCAACAGATCAGCAAATTCTACTTTCTCACTCTGCCGTAGTGATGAAACTAAACACTTCAGCATTCAGTTGTAACACCCATGATTCTAGTCTCACTTTATACAAGGGAAAACTAAATtagattttaatatataaacaCATCTTTGCTTGCACGATTTAAACTAGACAATTGACTAAACACGTCTAGAATACGTCCATTTGGGAGTACTAACTCTTTTGCAAATATAAACGAGTTTACTAAGGTCACCTCAGGCTGTGTCTCAGTGGTCTATTACCTTTTGGGAGAGGAGTTTCTGATAGCCCAATCCCGTTGATATTGGGCTCGAGCCCTAGGATCCTGCAAGCCAGAATTCTacctcctttttctttgttttccgTCAAGCAAATGGTTGGATTATGTCCATTCAATGAGTTCAATCAGCAAGCCACTGCAACAGAATATGTTCTCCAAACATGCCTTGAGCAGGCAGCTTCCATCATACATTTGTTACTCTTCAAAATCACTCTACTCTCTCCTGTTTCCCTTGTGGTTTACATTTAAAGAAGATTCACCCTATGGTATTTAAGGAACCTTATCACGTTATCTTTAGTGTTTCTTCTTTCTGAACTCCATTAACCCTTCCACTTCTTCAATTAACTGCAACTCCAATCAATTAGATAAGATTCTCATGGATATGTCCCCATTGATAAGCTGCCTTCTTTTTTAAAACCGTCTTTCTGGTATGATTCGTGAATGGCCGCTACAACAACAATATCATAACAAATCAGGAAGAGACTTGACAGGATAATGTAGTCAGTTCAATTATGGGGCATGATGAAGAAGTGGGGTGCGTGGGACCCGCCATAGAAATAATGAAGCGTTTGTGACATTATGTCGAGATTTATGTTCATTTGGTCCATTTCCTTAACTTATGCTGGATTCTGACAGCGttgtttatgattttgccTCCCTTAACAAACAAaaccagaaagaaaaaataagtcTATCAGCTTCCGTTACTCTGGAGCAAACTTGAAGTGGAACATGTCGCAATGCCAGGTGAATTTTCAACCGTTCTGTTCTATTCCATACTTCATCGTTTCTGCTATGAAGTTAAAGGAAAACCAAGAGTATAATTCATGGTTAAACTTTCTTACCTTGTTCAAATCTCTGCCGGAAACAAAGTCTATGCTTTAAAGATACAATGCCTCCAAGTTTCCTCTCTGATTGAAACCATCATATAAAGAAGCAACGAAATCTTTGATGACTAGGCTTCTCCATTATTAAGAAATTATGAACACAATATTCTTGGTCAAGTGAAATCTTGTTTTTAGCAGGTTTAGACCTGACAATTCGTGTTAACGTGTCGTAAATGTGTCAGATATGATTAAACATTAAACACGTTAAAGCTAAACATGAACACGACACgtttaatatttatatcttaaatttaaaacacataTACGTTTAATACACGTGTAACACAACACAATCAATAACacgtttaacacgattaaataaaaatatttacaattaaatataattttattatttaaatttaaaatctataattataaaaatattataataaaactaaaataataataacatcaaataatcaccaaaagttaaaaattaggaTTGAGCAtgtataattacattataccatttataaaatgaaaaaaaaatattaaaataattatttaaaattatttatataagattaaaatagtttttaactattaatttttaataggttaataaatgtgtcacgataacacgtttaaacacgataacatgattaaacacgataacacgattaagtaaatatatttaaacgTGTTTGTCATGTCAAACACGTTAAGACACGATTAGACACGAAACTCGTTAAGactaaattcaaaatttatttaatccGTATCTTCTCGTGTTTTGTTCAAAATTATTAGGTCTAAGCAAACCTCGTTTTGGTCGTTTTATGAGGTGAGGATTAAGGTTTCATTACCATATGCCTTGGAAGTGCCCTCTTCTTTATGCTTGCAGGCATTAAACAATAAGCCTTTGTCGTAGATGGTAACTGAGGTTGCAGGAGTTCAATTTCTTAAAAACAAGACGTTTAGAGGTTAATTTGAATATGCCAAACCGACTTACATCAGATGACATTAGCTAATCATTTTTAGCTAAGAGGGTCAAAAACCAAATTGACGTCGAACAAATTTTGCAACCACCTCGTAGAAGTTGTGGCTCATCCCAACTGGACAAATGGTTTTTCATTTGGTAAAATTTTCAAGGGGAAATAATCGCATCAAGGACAATCAATCCCAACTACTTAGACTTTGTTCTCGCTTTTGGAGGGTCCCACTTGGATATTTACTCATATTCTCTTGATTACTCAACCAACGTTCTGATAGTGTTATTTGCTACTATTGATTCCACTTCCACCGAACATAGTGATGCTCCAAATCCATGGCAGACAAAGGCGAAAGCTGAGTTGAAAACGTGCGAGTTGGGCATCCTTCACATACAACAGCCAAAATCCTGCTCACATTTTCACATTACAAGCAAGCTTTTAAGGAAGATCTCTCGCTCTCTTTACAAACCCAATTAGccaaaagaaacaaaggagCAAAACTGGAAAAGCAAAGATTAGCAGAAGACAGAACCAAAAATTGCTAGACCGAATCAAGAAATTCCCCCTAGATTCTGATGGGCTGGCTTTAACTTCACAAAACCCTTTcaagtgaaaaagaagaaaaagagccaACAAATCCCAAAATTTTAGATAAACAAACACCTTTTAATGTTATATATCACACTGAAATTTCTAAGGGGGGAATCTTGAAGCTGATGGTTTACAAACTGGACCAAGAATCTGTCCGCTTTTCAAACAAAGGCCATACCCCATTACCCATCAAGGCTGCAAATCTGCAAAGAATTCacatttaacaaaaataacaaaagccATGATACAAAGATAGAGAAGGGCTACaagtaaagaaatgaaaacaagAGAGAGACAGCAGTTAATGCCATGAGAACAGATTGTGGAATAGAGGGAGAAGCTGTTCTTGGTGAATCCCCCATGGCCAAACCAGCTAACCATGACCCATCTGTCAACATGGTTTGTCCAGATCCTGATTCAGAGCTTGAACCTGAACCAGAGTACCCGGTTCCAGAGTATCCATAACCAGAACTTGAATACCCTGAACCAGAATATCCATAACCATTACCCGAATATGATACCCCAGATTCTGACCCTGAACCTTGTGATGTTGAGCCTGTCACTGGGGTAGCTTCTGTAACTGGTGTAGTATCTCTGGAAGATTTTTGACTGCAACAAGGTATTAGGAAGAAACCATTAACTAGCTTCCAGTAAACATACAATTTTAGACAGATTCATCTATGGAATGAAATCCTCGGcaaacaaatcaaattacatTTCAAGCAGCCTACCTCATTAAAACACGCTACTCCACCCTCAATCTTATTTGCACTTAAGCCACATCAATTTCCCAAGACATGGGGACAAAAAGCAAAATggtaggaaaagaaaagaaaagaaaagcaggAATAACTTTTTATTGTTATGAACTACCAAAACCACCCATGTAGATCCTTAACTAACCCCCAACTGAAGTTCATAAAATAGAGAAATTTGGACTAAAAATCTTACTGACAAAAACAGCTCAGAAAAATTAAGGGGAAACAAACACTAAAGTGtcaacatttttcatttcattttaagaGTTTAAACAGCAAAattggcagtgaaaaattacCTGGGAGAAGAGGGACAAAATGTCACCGTATAATCTGCTCCGGTACACGTGAATGTGCTTGTAGCATCATCGTACGCGTAGCTGTAAGATCTCGGACACGCGGCCTTGAACATCTCCGAATAAACCGACGGTTTACACGTCGCGGGTGTGCTATACGCGCCACTACAACAATATTCGGGGCTCCCAAACGCCTCACACGCGCTCTTGCAAGCATCACCGTCCCCAACCCGGAGTTCCGAGGGGCATTGCCGGTTTAAGTCACTTGTACACCCGGTCGAAGCACAAAGACCCGACCCGCCACTTCCTTCAACGATCATGGGAAGATTGTAGCCATCAACGAGGCTGACGTCATAAAAATCTTGCCCTCCTGTTCcaagggtgaactcagccagaGTTACAGGCGGAGCAGCTCCGAGTCCGTTGCATTCCATCTGACCCGCCCCGCAGTCGCCTGTTAGGCAAGCTCCAGAGCCGGATCCGTCGAATGTGCAGCCCGTTCGGCCCCAGAAACGACCCGACCACCCCGTTGGGGCTTGAAATGAACGAGATGAGTCTTTTGGGAGCTCGAATCCGGTGCTGTCCAGTCTAGGACTGCCTGCATTTGCTAAAATCCCAGGCCAGACAGTGTAGGCACATCGGTTGACAAATGTGAAAGAAGCACCTGATACACCTGATAAAAAAACATGACGGGTTCAATTAgtttaaagattaaaactttgacatgttgaaaaacataaattcCGTGCTAAAAATGTGAATGTGAGAGAAACCCAGAAAAGAGGGAGCTCGGTTAAACCTTTTGAGGTTACAAGTAAGACAATGAGGTTGAGAACGAGAGCTAAGGAGCTAACGGAGGAAAGATCCATGAGGATTCTGCTTCTTCTAGTTTTTctctttccaatttctttcatttcttcctAGCCTTCTCTCAACTTGCTTTAAGTTAGGTAGCTACAGGATTTCCACTGCAGAATGGCTTGTTAACAGAGAGTATTAGCTTTATGGTTTCAGAAAATGAGCAAATGGTGCAATAATGGGAGAACACAGGACAATGCAGGGAGTAGGGGCTTTACTTTGCCCCTTAGAGAAGTGGCAGCGGTAAGAAATGAAGCAGTATATTGGTGAAGAATGACAGAAGAGATAGGGAGAGGTCAGTGAGCAGGAGACTGATCAGTGTTGGCTGCTACTGTAATATAACACTTGTTCCCACTTCCTTCCTATCTTGCTTTGTTTAATCTCCCCGCGTTTGTCTGTTTCACTTCATAGCTTTCatattttttgcatttttccttgattttttaagtatttcatTTGTCTCACAGCTCTCATAAATGCATGTCCTCTTCTCCTGATAGTTGTCAAAGTAAACACCTTTTTCCGTAAATTTTTCCACTTTGATTGAAAATAGTGTTATTACTAATTACTAATTTATGTTTTACTAAACCTTTAATTAGCCAAACAAATATCTTTGTCCTACCTTGTTTGACTTCCTGCCTTTTTTGTTGTAAAAAAAGGGCCAAATATAGTACTGTTTGTGCTTATGGGAGGGCAAGCTTGGGTTTGGAATTCCAAGCTCAACCTCAAGCCTAGTCTTGCGAGCCGAGTTCAGATAAAAACTTTCGTTAGTAAATTTGGTATGTATTTGTAAGCCTAGCCCAAATCCAACCCAAGTCCCAAGTCTATGGATATTTGTTCCTCATAAATACGCTTACATGAACTAGAAATTCTCTCAATGCTTATTGGCGATATGAATTCAATTCAAGAAAGGTTTGGAAGAGTTTGTATTGGCTCTGTTCTGAGTGCAAGAGATCCTCCGTGTTCTGTTTCGGCAGGGTGGTGGTGGCTTAGCTGTGCGAGCTAGAGTGCAGAGTAGAGGTGAATTTATAGGAAAACAATAGGAACGAGGAGTATCCGATAACCTAGGTTAGTGCATAGTCAAGCACGTACTTTCATCAGTTGTGCTGGTATTGATTAACCTAAGTTCGAGGAATTTCATATTGCCCGAGCAACAATAATGGATTCAATAGGATTAGAATAATGAGTTTCCATCGTTTAGGGCAAAGAGGCCATGCTTTCCAAGATACTAAATTTATGTCACCTTTGGGGAGCCAGAGTTTTACCGTcactttatttattcattgatcagaaaaatgaaagataaaTGCAAATCTATAATTGCATTATGTTTTCATAACTTTGCCAAAATTGAACCATAACCTTCGATATGATCATCTTAAGAAGGGTAGAATCATATAGTTTCGTGATCTAGTCTTAGATATGGATGAGATCAAAAAGAAAGTTATTACATTTTTGTTATAAGTTTCTCACatgatattctttttttttaaattcgcACATAGtaaaactaatttatttttaattagtaTCTTATAGATAATTCTTGTTCCTGTAAAAAATTACACcgttaattttttattaaattacaaaaacacTCTTAAATGTAAACAAATTTgctaattttgaattaaaaatattttaataattttgctGAATAATATTAACAGTCTATTATATTGTGAGAACAAAAATTTTTCACAAAgttgtaattaaaaaaatcataaaatgctaattaagaaaaaaatatgtattat containing:
- the LOC18607573 gene encoding thaumatin-like protein 1b, with amino-acid sequence MKEIGKRKTRRSRILMDLSSVSSLALVLNLIVLLVTSKGVSGASFTFVNRCAYTVWPGILANAGSPRLDSTGFELPKDSSRSFQAPTGWSGRFWGRTGCTFDGSGSGACLTGDCGAGQMECNGLGAAPPVTLAEFTLGTGGQDFYDVSLVDGYNLPMIVEGSGGSGLCASTGCTSDLNRQCPSELRVGDGDACKSACEAFGSPEYCCSGAYSTPATCKPSVYSEMFKAACPRSYSYAYDDATSTFTCTGADYTVTFCPSSPSQKSSRDTTPVTEATPVTGSTSQGSGSESGVSYSGNGYGYSGSGYSSSGYGYSGTGYSGSGSSSESGSGQTMLTDGSWLAGLAMGDSPRTASPSIPQSVLMALTAVSLLFSFLYL